The following coding sequences lie in one Nitrososphaerota archaeon genomic window:
- the ilvC gene encoding ketol-acid reductoisomerase: protein MVKIFYDKDASLNSIKDKTIAIIGYGNQGRNQALNLRDSGMNVIIGVRQGKSWELALKENFKVYTIDEASKLGDIIHILVPDTTQPEIYNEYIASNLSENKALCFSHGFNIHFKQIVPPSNIDVIMIAPKSPGYLLRQMYLKGFGVPALVAIHQNYTGKAKDIALAIAKALGCTKAGVIETTFKDETESDLIGEQCVLVGGLIELIKNGFEVLVELGYPPELAYFEACNEAKLIMDLIYEKGMTGMLQAVSDTAKHGGLTRGPRVIDKKVKENMRKIAKEVINGKYAKEWIKEDKTGRKNLKRLLNEIEKHQLEIVGKKIRKMAGIEK from the coding sequence ATGGTTAAGATATTCTATGATAAAGATGCATCCTTAAATTCAATAAAAGATAAAACTATAGCAATTATAGGTTATGGAAATCAAGGAAGAAATCAAGCTTTAAATCTTAGGGATTCTGGTATGAACGTTATTATTGGTGTTAGACAAGGTAAATCTTGGGAATTAGCTTTAAAAGAAAATTTCAAAGTTTATACTATTGATGAAGCTTCTAAGCTTGGAGATATAATACACATATTAGTACCTGATACAACTCAACCTGAAATATATAATGAATACATAGCTTCAAATTTATCAGAAAATAAAGCACTTTGTTTTAGTCATGGTTTTAATATACATTTTAAACAGATAGTTCCTCCATCAAACATAGATGTTATTATGATAGCTCCTAAAAGTCCAGGTTATTTATTAAGACAAATGTATCTTAAAGGATTTGGGGTACCAGCACTTGTAGCTATTCATCAAAATTATACCGGCAAAGCTAAAGATATTGCTTTAGCCATAGCTAAAGCTTTAGGATGCACTAAAGCAGGTGTTATAGAAACTACTTTTAAAGATGAAACTGAAAGTGATTTAATAGGTGAACAATGCGTTCTAGTAGGAGGATTAATAGAACTCATTAAAAATGGATTTGAAGTTTTGGTTGAGTTAGGTTATCCTCCTGAGCTTGCATATTTTGAAGCATGTAATGAAGCTAAGTTAATAATGGATTTAATATATGAAAAAGGTATGACAGGAATGCTTCAAGCAGTTTCAGATACTGCTAAACATGGAGGTTTAACTAGAGGGCCTAGAGTTATAGATAAAAAAGTTAAAGAAAATATGCGTAAAATTGCTAAAGAAGTTATAAATGGAAAATATGCTAAAGAATGGATTAAAGAAGATAAGACTGGTAGGAAAAATCTTAAACGTCTTCTTAATGAAATTGAGAAACATCAACTTGAGATAGTAGGTAAAAAAATACGTAAGATGGCTGGCATAGAAAAATAA
- the ilvN gene encoding acetolactate synthase small subunit: MNEYILVAIVENKPGVLYRISNMFRRRNFNIESIVVGASEIKDLARMTITVKGDEYTIEQIIKQLKKLIDVIKVSKLDPNKSVIRELALIKVHTSDSKAKSDVINYVTIFRGRIVDVSEDSMTIEITGTSDKINAFIELMRIYGIKELARTGAVAMLRNFKSFKIE, from the coding sequence TTGAATGAATATATTTTAGTAGCTATAGTTGAAAATAAACCTGGTGTTCTTTATAGAATTTCAAACATGTTTAGAAGAAGGAACTTTAATATAGAAAGTATAGTTGTTGGTGCTAGTGAAATTAAAGATTTAGCTAGAATGACTATAACAGTTAAAGGTGATGAATATACTATTGAGCAAATTATAAAACAATTAAAAAAACTAATAGATGTTATAAAAGTTAGTAAACTTGATCCAAACAAAAGTGTTATAAGGGAACTTGCATTAATAAAAGTTCATACTTCTGACTCTAAAGCTAAAAGCGATGTTATAAATTATGTAACTATATTTAGAGGTAGAATTGTTGATGTTTCTGAAGATTCTATGACTATTGAAATAACTGGAACTTCTGATAAAATAAATGCTTTCATTGAACTTATGAGAATTTATGGTATTAAAGAACTTGCTAGAACCGGTGCAGTAGCTATGTTAAGAAACTTTAAATCTTTTAAAATTGAATAA